CGCGGCGTTTTTTATGTTAGCGGAACACCAATTTCAGCAGTCATCTATGACGTCGAACGATCGCTCGTGACTACcacgggccttaggtggaacgatagaaTGGTCAATGCCAGTCAATGGGCTTTGCGAGCATTGTGGGCATTGAGGACGCTTAATGGAACGCGGCCTTAGTCTTGTCTTGACTCttgacacaattattataagaataataaatgcCCAAAGACAAGAGTCGTCAAGATCtatgtcaaaataatatttgaactcggatttataataaataaaaaaaatattaaaattatttggatTGGACTATCATTCTgcatttcgttttatttaagtGATTTGTATTCTTTTATgtactaatttttaataaaaaatataacaaaattatttttaagtaaataggcAATCTGTTTGTCATTTgcgtaaataaagttatataccTATTACCATTGTTTTGTTTGAAAACTCTAATTGCCTAAAATTATTTACGGGTGAGTTAGTTACCTACGtgtaaattaagatttttatacttttatagtGTATATGCGTGTACTGTCTTAGTGTCTTCGTTTTTGTTTCACTTAATTGTACTAATCGCTATAATTTGTTCtaagaatattaataaagttgatAAGATGGCTTAATTTGTTACCTATATTTGGATATTACACATCTTTCATCTGCGTAATCTTTGTACGTGAGTAACTTATAAATGATAATGCATGTTATCTTGCAATATTGATTAAAACTGAGTACTGCCATTATGTACTGCCAGATAATTGAACTTGTATTTTAGTATTCCATGTAATAGCAAGAATAACTCAGTcttgttgtaaaataaaaaaagtaaagtattttaataacattacacCATAAAACTCATCTTGCTATGTTTTGACttcataaaattagtaattaaattggtgtgttaattattattctatgtATTTTAGGTTAAACGTTATATAAACATAAGAGAAAATGCCTTCAATTCCTGGAAAATACCAACATTATAAGAATGAAAATATAGATGATTACTTTATAGCAGTTGGTAAGAtgcatttattttcttattataggcacaaaaatattttagtcacaatttaaattatattatatattatgttaaggTGTACCATTTATGGGAAGAAAGATGATGGCAATGTCATCCCCAGTGATGGAAATAACGATGGATGGTGAAAATATGACAATTAAAAATTCATCATTGCTACGGACAGTTGAAGTGAAATTTAAACTAGGTGAGGAGTATGAAGAACACATGCCTAGCACAATTATTAAGGtacttatactttttttttaaatcttattacaatagtaagtaattaaatgaaaacacaGAACAATTACTTAAACTTATGATCTCTCAGAACCAGCTAAACTATTGTGCACGATTGTAAACATGTTGTGCGATGACGACCTAGAAATGTGTGATGTTTCTATAGAGTGGCGTACTCCTTATGGACTAAAACtcctcaaacaaaaaaaaaactacaattaaaGTGACAATGAATGAATACTGCAATAGTACATAAATGTGAACTCAAAATGACAAATGATAAAAATGGTAAATGTCCCATCGCTCATAGCTTAAAAAAGAAATTCCAGTACATCGTCTATTCACAATAAACTCAAAATAGTACTGAATAGTTTGTTACCAATAAGCAGAATggagaggaaggtttatatctTACTAGCTTTACCCCGAGGTTTCACtcacgttaatttgagaaaaaaataacctatacccttcctcagtaaatgggctaaccaacacaaaaagaatttttcagttCAAACCAGTAGTTTTCGAGAAAAACGTGTATAAgtattaattaagaattaataaacgctttacactcaacggcccctagtaggattttctcctgtgctggaggtccgaaaacacatacaatacacaagcacaacgcccagaccacgactaacatctatatggtcgatataaatgtctgtcgtgagcgggaaccgaacccgcgaccgctggcgcaacagccagtgcgttAACCTGTTGCGCCAACGGGTCGTCatgtataaacaaacaaacttttcaatagtataatatttgtagtttattaacGTTTGAAAACACATGTAGTGGTAATTATTGTGCAATCCATTGCAACCTCTCCTATGCCAGTTCCTCTTTAACTTGTATATCCTTAAAGGAATTATCTTTACTTCTTCAGACATCAAgaactttataatatatttaatttctgcCGAGGCTTTGCCCACATTGAATGCTCAAAGTTTCGTTACTTTTTTTCGTGTCAAGATATACTTATCTTACTATAGATAGCTTATCTTACTCAGAGATAACATATCATTCTACTGgtgatagaattttttttaatccctCCAGTAGGTTTTGAGTTTATTCATTAccaacataaaaaaacaaaaaccaaatCTTACTTCTACTTGACAACGCGTTGGAGCAACGGTTCGATCGCCggtcacgacagacatttgtattggccatacagatgtttgttgtggtcagGGTGTGTGttttctggacccccgacacactagaaaatcctactgggggccgttgagtgtgaagcgtttattattactttttattacttctctataacattagtatataatgacatttttacatactcattaattaattatctaccCTTCATTAAAGTATACTTTGTGTATCTTATGGTTTATCAAGTTATGGCAGGACGTACAAAACGCACTTAGATAAAATCTATACATTACAACTACGAATTTTAACAGAAATCGtacctattaaaattaaaagtaaattcaaaaattattatcacaaatgatttgactattgtaaaataatacctaTACATGATAAGATTAAGCACACCTTATTAAGTGAGGAATTTTTTTACGACTCCTTAAAAGTATTGAGGACAAACAAAAAAGTAACTATATTGTACTGTACTATTGTACTGTTAGGTACCGAAATACAATAACTTGTACGGTAAAGGAAAATTAAGCTATATAATATCACataccgcgatgctcggcgacgacaagtcctggacggcgatggtctccttctgcgaaacAGTGATGTCCCAGAAGGAGGATGACTAGCGGATGAGAGAGaaggccgccgacgaggcctccgtccgcaggccacgaacgggggtgcgtaggaggcgctacttaatgcgcctccagtaacgcccctgtgcccgtgtcgggctgggatgggaacccggtcctgctagacatgatgtcgtcgggattgttcagaggtgagcaggacagtccccatggaggagaagtctggccttttcgccaaagaagaagaaaaagagaagAGAAGgtcagcctgtcgctggagggatcctgttgcctgcagatctggAACCCTCCAATttaagcggctgaaggctcccgcaggggtttgatcggtattgcacccccgagtgctgaagccgacatacggtctaggactgcctacccgggcgtcctagatatcacccgtaaatgggttcctctgcgatacctaaaaaaatatataaatacagtaataccccgacttacgctacctcgacttacgcgaattcggagttacgcgatttaattttctcgtctattcgttttttgtttgactcCCCCCACCCGTATTATTATTCGTTCAGTTTACAACAGGCACAGACGCGTAGTGCGGAATCGGCGCGTAGgtacataagttacgattttgtgttttttgggaatcgacagtcagatcaattacgaaaaataccccgcaaaactgtaccccgacttacgcgaattcgactTACGCGGATAACGCTCAGTCTCACCTATCGCGTAAgtccggggtattactgtataTAATATCACATCTTATAAAAAAACTTCCTTTATCTTTACCagcaaaaaaacttaaaaagatacccaaaaaaatattttattaataatatattgtatattataacaattaacaccatatcacaaatttaaataaaaaaagtggttGGTTGGTCTATCGCCATACAGCGTTTAACCGATTGATGTGtgacaattataatataattaataaatgttttgaaaataaaatgatgtcAATGACTTCAACATTAAGAGGAATATTTTATGTACCTAATTACCTCAGATTACCTAATGATAATGTCGACAATACTGATGTCTGGTAAAACTCGAATGAGTTTATGTGGcatcttattattagtaatttattttatattcttacatgtatcttaataaaataaataaaaaactctatattaataaaattatttctttttagagTGTTACAAAGCTTATAAATGATAATGAACTTGAAACTTTGTCAGTAATCCCTGAGACAGGTGTAAAATGTGGAAGACATTACCTTTTTACGGATGATGAATGTGTTGTTGTAAGTATTTTTCTTCTAACTTATATTTctaataacttaattttattttgaagtatggGACTagtatcacaaaaaaaaagaattgtactttttctataattatattttataccattaATATCCTAAGAATcatctataattttaattaaaaatcaatgtgGAAAAAAAGATATACCTAGTGTGAATTTTAACGTCAAATATTTATGCTTGTGCACTTGcaagtgatttaaaaaaaaaaattactgatgcttcaatatttaaaataactattccGTAGTAATGTTTGTACCTTTGTTGTTTTcatcagaaaataaaaattaaagatgaGAAGAGAAAAGATGAAAGAGAAAGTGActtatcaaaaaattatttttcagacTTTAACACATGACAAAGCCAAAACCCCAGGCAAAAGGTACTTCCGTAGAATTGTTTCTTAAAGGTCCCTTACAAAATGGAGTCTTGCTAAAGAATCTTAAAACAAAAGTGCTGTAagctttttatatttgttaaatatattattattttttaaataatatcaaaacaattttttacctattttatatCTTTTCTTATATTGGTATAGGTAACCAAATTTAGACTAACTTATTTGGATTATGTGTATATTAAGggctatataattattgtttgattttttatatttttttaataaatatttaagttataaactgtatttttattcatttacctcaatcaatatttttaaaaggctTAACTAATTGCCtatgatttaattattagattaaaagttaggtttttttttaacgagAAAAGATTATAATTGTACACCTTGGATTGTAAGATAGGGATATATATGTAGATGCAATCGATATTATAAAGGTCACTGCTTATGAAACTATGAATCAAAATCCACAGAATTGTtgtgctaataataataaaaaaatgtacagttACGATAAACTGGCGTGAGGAGGGTgtagggtacagcagaaaatatcctgctcaaaatctggagcagcccaactaggTAAGTTgctcaaccttatagaagatcacagctaaataatactgcttttaagcagtgttgggttcctgttggtgagtaaggtgaccagagcttctgggacaggattgggggtaggatcgggaacgcgcttgtgatgcttctggtgttgtagttgtctataggctacggtaatcggttaccattaggtgagccgtacgtacGGTAGCCGTGAAAAATGATGATTATGATAGAAAAGTAATTAAAAGAAAGAACGTCTGTTTNNNNNNNNNNNNNNNNNNNNNNNNNNNNNNNNNNNNNNNNNNNNNNNNNNNNNNNNNNNNNNNNNNNNNNNNNNNNNNNNNNNNNNNNNNNNNNNNNNNNNNNNNNNNNNNNNNNNNNNNNNNNNNNNNNNNNNNNNNNNNNNNNNNNNNNNNNNNNNNNNNNNNNNNNNNNNNNNNNNNNNNNNNNNNNNNNNNNNNNNNNNNNNNNNNNNNNNNNNNNNNNNNNNNNNNNNNNNNNNNNNNNNNNNNNNNNNNNNNNNNNNNNNNNNNNNNNNNNNNNNNNNNNNNNNNNNNNNNNNNNNNNNNNNNNNNNNNNNNNNNNNNNNNNNNNNNNNNNNNNNNNNNNNNNNNNNNNNNNNNNNNNNNNNNNNNNNNNNNNNNNNNNNNNNNNNNNNNNNNNNNNNNNNNNNNNNNNNNNNNNNNNNNNNNNNNNNNNNNNNNNNNNNNNNNNNNNNNNNNNNNNNNNNNNNNNNNNNNNNNNNNNNNNNNNNNNNNNNNNNCCCACAACATAACaaacaactgtcaatgtcaaattgtgaatgttatctctcattcGATTGTGCAAAAACGCAACGATTAATTCCTGGGAATCCatgtttaattaagttttactccaaccCTCTCGATATATTTACTCATAACTCCCAAAActgcatgttttcaccatgTCGCCATATTGCAGTCACACAGCTGACACATGACAGTGCCCAAATATAagttccacttataaaattcgcctaTAGTACAACGTCTGTTGTGTTTTTTACCTTtgtggaacggcaatttcagaCTTTCAGCGGTCGTGATCGATGGCGTTGTGGACCTAGGTGGAGCGCGGCCATCATGTACGTATTGACAATGACAATTGATAATGCGGATAATGTGAATGTCACATCTTCTTTGTCTTAATTTGACAGCTGAAAAAAACTAATTTGAATTTTCGCTGACCCAAGGAGCACAttctaaattcattcattcatcccAAGGAgcaccttttttattttacattggaTCATCAGGAGTTTCGCTTACAGAAATACGAATAAGAACATTTCCAACTTCGTTTCGTAAGCTCCTTTACAAGATGGCAGAGCAAGTACAGGTATTTACTTGGTTAAAATAATGAATTCGAACCAATATCGTCATTATCATGAGCATTTAGCGTATGAAATTTTAAACGTCGTAtgtgattataatattatatatcatttgttttaggaacaacaagtaaaaaaagtaaaaaggcATTTGGAAGGATGGCGCATGGCTCTTTTGCCCCTTAAATCAGTCCTTTTATGGGAACAACAGTGGCATCCTTGCGCTATTTTCGCATCAGtatccattttatttttttcgatttgGCTAATGGATCTTAACGCTTTAGCGACAATATCAGTTGTTGGTCTATTGTTGAATTTTCTTGACTTCATAGTACCAATAATCTCTAACACTATTTGTGGTCCGAACTCTTGGACAGGCCAAAAGGAAAAACTGTTTGAAGAGATTTGTCGAAGCATTGTAatacattacaataaattattgagCAACATCAAATCATTCTATTCCATGAGAGACAACAGCCCAGCAATGGTAAGTTTAGttacttttatgtatatttttctgACTGAAGAAAATCATACAAAGTTCATTACATATTCTCTTAGATACTTGAAACTTTTCCCTATATTATGAATACTTTTTGTTTTCAGTATTACATAATATCCATCACCATGCTGTGCATCTTGGCCTGGATGGCTTCATCCATTAACAATATATTCCTGTTGTACATATTTTCTACCGTGGTGCTCCTTTGGCCTGGCATTCAACAACAAGGAATTTTTAATAGTCTCTTGTCATTAATTCACAAAGCACCAAAAGTCGTTTTGAAATCAGATTAATTCCTTCTCCACtttaatctttttataataattagctTTTTATCACAGCTGAAGTTTTAAGGTCTTATACCTTGTGATctctttttatatttgtgatatttaaatattactagaCTTTTAACCTACTTTTACATCAAGAAATATAGCGAGGAAAGTTAAGGGttgcataattatgtaattgcAGCTAGTATTGTATAGATGTTGTGCATTGGTgttttgttttacataaaagaaaacaattttaacataaaGATTGTAATGATATAATATAGTCATGTATGAACTGGTCATTGTTTTAAGTTTAAGTAAGCTTGTTCAATGTGAGCTTTAAATGATTTTAGTTgggttgaataaaaaatatataatctttgtctgattttatatttatgtccctttaagttcatttttaaccaacttcaaaaaaaggaggaggttactcaattcgaccatatatatataatttttttttatttatgttcggggataactccatcgtttatgaactgattttgataattctttttttgttggagagGATATACCCCTAGTttggtacaatgataaggaaaccaggatctgatgataggatcccagagaaatcgaaataactttttacggggtgtaccgattttaatcatttttaatttaatcgaaagctgatgtttatcaggtggtcacatttaaatttcattgtgatctgattacaacttgggagtaatctttgataatgtgtattaacttaactatttttttgtctacctacattgtattacttgtcgatataattgaagtcagtttttcttcgtttgcctgcaaacacaattacattcTTAGTGGTACTAGTATGTTCATAATAAAGTGTCTTACTAAGtcatataaatgttatataccCAGTAACTTCGTGATATAGTTgtggtaaaaataatattaaaaaatgcatatttttagaatttaattacaaaaagaaaaataaatttgtatttatcaaattaatatgAACAAAAATATGAGGGTAGgcataaatataatctataaacataaaattgtaaCCAGCCAATTTTAAcagtgtatattatataatatttaagaaaaataaatatttctttaggaTTTTCCTGTTGGTTGTCCTGGCTTTACATACAAACTGATGtatgtttcatatttttaatccTAAAGGCCTAATTGAATCTGATGTAGGTTGCATGTAGTATAATTCTGTCAACataattttgtacacatatAATCAACTCAGATTAAGTTGCAGgtgtataattaaaacaaagatACGTGTTTGAATATGTCAAATATatttcatcaaaattcttatttCATCTacagttattaaattaatggacAAGCAGAAAACTTAATGCACAATATCACACATTTTCTCTGATGATTCAGCATCATGTTCATTAtctgaaaattttatatcacatttaactacttatattacttatttgtttcattttctcTAACatgaaaaagataattaaaaaaaaatagcctcataatgtaaaataatggaGTGATAAATACAATAACGAAAACTATACATAAATGTTGctttatataaatcatttaaaagtgtcttcttaaaaaatgtaaacaatgataataatgagtaatataaatgAATGATGTGACCCCTccaaaaaaactacttaactatTTTGATTCTCAGTTATAGTGAAGCCAGGTTTTACGTTGCAAGTTTTAGCTTTAGTGACTAGCGGCGCGACTGCGAGAGGCCCGCCGTCACCGTGTTCTACCAAATTACTGTTGGACTTACTCTCACTCGACGAGCCCGCTTTTAGTAAATCTTCTGACACTAGTGTCGTCGTGAATCTACTGCTCGACACGCCCGTCTGCGAATTGTGATTATTACTTTTCTGGGCACTACTATCACTATATCTTCTACTCCCATTGTTAAGTTCAGCATTAATTTTCGATATATTATCTTTACTCTGTAAGTTCAGCGATTCTAAATTATTACCGTACTGCAAGCGATCtttaacacatttatttttaatgtcactctctatgttaaaatttttactactCGAGGGGATATCTTTATAAAACGTCTCCTTAGTTTCTTGGAAACTGAGGCCGTACAAGTCGAGGGGCGCGGAGCTCGTAGAGGGTTCGCTGTAGTCTATTTTCGTCGACGTATCGGAGTCGTGGGAGCTGAGATCGTTTTTAATCAATTTCATCAAGGAACCGCTGCCATCGATTGACAACGTTTCCTCATCGTCTTCACCTTCGGCACTCTACAAAATATATCATGtacttttaaaatctttaatccATTAGTCACGTGATGTTTTTAGCAACCCTCCCACGAGGGAGGATATGAACCCTAAAATAACGTGTATTTTTTTGCGAAAAGTATACTgaaatttctataatattatctttaaatacagatataaaaattaagtattgtGATACAAGTTTCTAgataaatacacgtgatatctcATTAGACCTCCCTCCTTGAGATGTTTTGTGATCGAGGCGCACGTGCCAGCGGACGACGCCTTACCAGTAAGTCGTGGTCGGTGAGCGAGCCGGCGGTGGCCTCGTTGCTGTTGAACTCCAGCTCCGACGCGGCCGACAGCGGGGTCACGTCGCCGCTAATAGACGAACCTGCGCAGCGGACACAACGCCTCTATTACTACCGAGATTTTTACATTAGCACTCATTTAATATCACGTCTGTACGTGCAATATGGTTTTATATCGTTTCacttcagcctttcgcagtccactgctggatataggcctccacaagttcgcaccaaaatgGAAtgagtcaccacgctgggcaggcgggttggtgaccgcagggctggatttctcgcaccgaagacgctgctgctcgtcttcggcctgcgtgtttcaaagccagcagttggatggttatcccgccatcggtcggctttttaagttcaaaggtggtagtggaactgtattatcccttagtcgcctcttacgacacccacgggaagagggggtggctatattctttattgctgtaaccacacagcaaggtTTGGTTTTATATAGATTTAGTTAAATACTTTGTGTAAAGTTTACATCATGCATCTGGGACTTTAGCAGAAGTATATTAATCGATGCTATAGCGTGCAGTGAAGGATGATATCATGCAGACACCAGACAGACTGAATGTGTAGTGcagataaaactaaaaaaaaaatgtttttgaagaaGTATCATTATAACAAAACTAAATGTTGCTCGCATTGAAATTACGTCTAAAATGAAGTAACTACCTAGTTATAATTTTGGTGTATTTATCTACCATTCGTTACACACATACTAGGATAATTTCAATCATTTTGAAATAGTAGTATTGACTGTTTCGATAAGTATACCGACTACTCATTCTAATAAACGATGTTTTACTATAACCTCTTGTTCATGTTGTGTGGTGCCAGGCAGATGGTGGTGGGTGGTAGTAGTGGTTAGTGGTAGGTGGTAAGTGGTAGATGGTGAGTGGTTGACGGTGTGTCGCGGTACCTGCGGCGCACGCTAGCAGGCCGGAGCTGAGCGCGCACAGCGTGGCCGCCTCCCCCTCCCACTCGGGGAGTTTGCTCGCCACATTTCTACTCCAATTGCTACTGGAATCCATAACGTTAAATTGCACTACACCTCCCGAGGGTCAGCCCTGTGTGTTCTCGGCGACAGATTTTGTAATCGactttctaattattttttgttggtttattaaataaatgctcTCGAGTCGAATACAAATCCCCGTGACGATTCGATTGAGTCAAATATGTAGCAACATAAAAGACAGTGATAAAAACATTAAGATGAAAATGATTTATTgtctattaaacaaaaataaaaaagcctttaaaATTAGCACTTATTGCTGGCAACAGTCAAACGATGAGCGAAGTTGGATCTTAAAAAAGTATTCcgaattttaatcaaaataaacaattgccaataaaaaatcatgatcTGTTCTTATACACAACAGATACACATCTTACGAAACTAAGAAATCAATCTTAAGAAAATTTTCTGTTTTCTGGAGCACCCGTATTCACTGGACCAGTCTGAGTGTCATTCGGAAGACATAATTAAGGTTAGCAAGTGACAACCAAACACTAAACTGAACCGCTAAAGTGTGCATTCCTCCGTTTACATCGATATTCACACATGCACTTCGTAGATTCGTTGTAAACGGTGGAACTTTgccgaatatattttttttacctctCCGAAGAGTTGTTCTTATTTTCTGAATTAGAAGCGTAATTAGAATTTGGTGATGAGGGTTCAGCAGAAGACAGACCACTGGGCAGCTCGCAGGATGACGACATCAGAGAGGAGGGACCGCTCCAACCCACGCCTAGTTTAATTTTACACATTTAATAAaagcataatttaaaataatagttgaaATAATTGAGAATGTTTAatgaatatgtttttaaatttgttatcagattagtaatttaaacataatttaatccccttataacttaggggtacgAAAAATACATGTTGGCCGATcttcagacctactcgatatgcacacaaaatttcataaaaatcggttcagccgtttcggaggagaatggtaactaacattgtgacacgagaattttaatatataaaataactttagacAAATGGGTTCTGTCctagtactttttttatttttattttttattttacttttatttttttatttcttactttatATCTTT
Above is a genomic segment from Melitaea cinxia chromosome 5, ilMelCinx1.1, whole genome shotgun sequence containing:
- the LOC123653425 gene encoding ADP-ribosylation factor-like protein 6-interacting protein 1, producing the protein MAEQVQEQQVKKVKRHLEGWRMALLPLKSVLLWEQQWHPCAIFASVSILFFSIWLMDLNALATISVVGLLLNFLDFIVPIISNTICGPNSWTGQKEKLFEEICRSIVIHYNKLLSNIKSFYSMRDNSPAMYYIISITMLCILAWMASSINNIFLLYIFSTVVLLWPGIQQQGIFNSLLSLIHKAPKVVLKSD
- the LOC123653426 gene encoding fatty acid-binding protein, adipocyte-like — translated: MPSIPGKYQHYKNENIDDYFIAVGVPFMGRKMMAMSSPVMEITMDGENMTIKNSSLLRTVEVKFKLGEEYEEHMPSTIIKSVTKLINDNELETLSVIPETGVKCGRHYLFTDDECVVTLTHDKAKTPGKRYFRRIVS